GATGCACCGGAAAAACTGGTCTATGTGGATGCCGACGTGTTCCTGATGCAACTGGACTCGCAGTTGCAACGGGGCGGCGATTACGAAGTGGTCTTTGTGGGCGGCGCGGTGAATGCCAATAACCTGCCTTCGCGCATCAATGAGCTGTTCACCCGAGTGCGTGACGCTGGCGGGGATATCCGCATTCGTGTGGCCAGCACGCCCGAGGTGCGTGATCGCGGGGTGGACAGTATTACCGGCGGTGTCAGCGACCTGTCGCGCGCCGTGGATGGCCTGGAACAGCTGCTGACCACCCGCGATCGGGTCAGCCGCATGATGCGCGGCAATCCCTACAAGGGGTATCACATCGAGCTGGATGTGGATGCCGCGGATGCATCGGTGGTGCGTCTGCTGCTGGTGCGGGACGAAGAATGATGCGGCGCGGGTGGGGGCCTGCCTGTGCCGTGCTGCTGCTGGCCCTGCTGGGCAGTGTGAGCGGTTGCAGTAGCCGCCCGGACGCCCCGGGTGCCGCTGCAGGCGAGGCCGTTCGACTGACCTACGTGCGCGAGCAGCAGTTCGATCACGACATGATCGCCCTGGTGCGGGAGCAGCCGGAAAGGGTGGTGGTGGAATTCCCCGGGCAGCCGGTCAACCTCAGCACCTTGCCGCCGGATCTGGCGCGGCTGCTGGATCTGTCGGCGCAACACGGCAGCGGCATTCGCCTGGTGGCCTGGGACGAATCGGTGCGCGAGCGTTCCCTGGGCATGCTGGAGATCAAGGCGGCGGTGGAAGGCGCGCGTTACCTGCGCTCGCTCTATGCCATGTCACAGCAGGAAATGCAGCGGCGCCGTGAGCGTCGCCTGGGCGACTACGATGTCGACCTGTTGTTTGATCCGCACAGCGGCAATCTGGTGTATCTGCGCTTCGAACGCAGCGCGCCCTGAGCGCTCAACGCCCGGCAAGATTGGCCAGCACCTGCGCCGCCAGCGGCACCTCATGCTGATGACGCGCCAGCGCCTGCACGGCGCCAAACCAGGTTTCCGGGCCGCCGCGCTGTAGCGCCTCAAGCGCCCCGTAAACCGCGTCCACCGCATCCCCCGCGTGATCCGCTGGCGCGGACAGGTTCAGCACCTGACGGTGGCAGCCGCTGTCAAAACAGATCTCCAGCCGATAATCGCCCGGAGAAAGCGCCTGCACCGGCAGTATCGCCTGTTGCAGCGCCGGCAACTGAAAGCGCTCGGCCACCAGGGTTTCCGTATTGTCCCCGGCCAGCGCATACAAACGCACGGTTTCCGGCATGGTGTGGCCGCGCCAGACCACAAACAACGGATTGCCGAGGTGCGCTTCGCCAGTGATACCCGGCATCAGCCACGGCACAGGATGATCAGCGGTGCTGCGCGATACGGCACCCACCGCACGCAGCAGGTCATCGTCCCGCCGCACCAGAGTGATGGCCCAGTTGACCAGATTGCTGACCACGCCATCGCCCTGCGGGGCGCTCGCCACGGTATAGGGGCTGTCGGCGGCACTCAGGTCAACACGCTGGCCATTCAGATCCAGGGTTGCACGGGCATTCCCGGTCAGTATCAGGCGCATGCCTGTGTCCACGGCATCCAGCGGCAGCAGAGGCTGCCGGGTGCCGTCGTCCCGTTCGGCCAGTAGCGCACCGTCGCCGGGAGACAGCGTCAGCACGTGTCCGGCCTGGGTCTGGGCGTTGGCATAAGCCGGTACAGCAAGGCTCAGGCCGCACAGCAGCGTGGCCAGCACACGCAGGGAAAAGCGCGCCATCAACATCAGGGTCTCCTGTACTGCCGGAAGCGGTGAATCCAGCGATACACCTCAACCGCCAGCAACGGCAGCAGAAAATTCAGCCACACCCCCGAGCGGAAATACAGCAGGCTCAAGGGGATGACCAGTAACACAATGCCCGCCAGCGTGCCCAGATTGGCCCACAGCGGCGGCAGGCGCACAAAGCAGAACGACAATACCAGGACCAGCAGGCTGGTGATCAGCGCCGTGGTCCAGAACGACGGCGGCCTGATCTGGCCAAAACGTTCGAGGGAGTGCAGAGCATTTATCAACACCATGGGCCCGGCCATGCTGCCCAGCGGTGTGGCATGCACATCGCCGGATTCCACATGACTGGCGCCGATAATCACAGTGCGCTTGTACACCAGGTGATCCGGCAGGCGCTCCGTTTGCGCAAGGAGCGCCGACACCGGCAGACGAATGACCAGCGGCCGACTGCCGCCGGACGCCAGGGGCTGATGCGCCCAGCCGCTGGCCGGGGCATCCGGCAAGGTGAACAGTATCCGCTCCCCCAGGCCGCGCGTGCCGGACTGGCCGGGCAGATACAGCTGCACCGACTGCTCGCCCAGTTGCAGCCGGGGCAGGGCGGGCAGCGTCTCGCCCTCGCAATCGCCCCCCGGCCAGCGGTCCAGCTGCGCCTGCAGCGAGGCCAACGCGTCCTGTTGGCGCGCCAGGGCCACCAGCTGCACCGAGGGCAACAGTTGCGCCTGCCCGCCCTGACACACCGGCTCCACCAGACGCCAGCGGCGCACGCGCCGATCCGGGTCCAGAGTGAAGAAGGGCGCCGCCCAGGCCGCGCCTGCGCTGACATCCTCCAGCACCGTGGCGCGCGGCGTGCCCAGCCCGGCGGGCGTCGGCGCGGGCGTCAGAGTGCGCATCAGCGTCAGCGGTGGCGCGTCGCCACTGGCTTGCCAGCGCGCCATGACGGCGGCCAGCGGTGCCAGGTCACGCAGGCTGCGGCGGCTCAGGTCGATATCCAGAATGACCTCGTTGGCCCGGGTCTCCACCAACTGCTCCAGCAACCGCGCCAGCACCTCGGCCGGCACCAGATGCGGCTCACCAAGCGCCACCCAGGAGGGCGTGTCCAGATCGATGAACAGGTACGGGGTGGCGTCCGCCGGGGCGGGGGTATTGGCGGTCATGCGCATCAGCCAGTCGAGACCGGCGGACTGCTGCCGCGCCAGCAGCGGCTGATGCTGGAACAGTTGCAGGGTGACCAGCACCACCAGGGCGATCAGCAGATTGACAATAAACTGGCGGGGCAGGGGCGCCAGGGTACGCCAGCGATGGCGACTGGATATCAGGACGCGTTGCGCCAGCGTTGTCATGAGATTCCCGTTTGCGATTACACTTTGCGCTTGAACAGCAAGACAGAGCGTGCCGGTTTGCGCGCGCCGACACAAGAAACAGATACCACGGGCCAGGGTTCAAGGGCGGGGTGGCGTCCCTCTCACCCGCAGGGCGTCAACACGGGCATCATGATCGGGAGCATCGATATGCACAGGTTTCTGCGAGGCAGCACGGCAGCGCTGGTCTTTGTCCTGGCCGGGTTCGGGCTGACGCCTGCGCTCGCCGCCCAGCAGCACGCCCTGCTGGTGGGGGTGTCGGAATACCCGGAACTGGCCGCCTCCCTGTCGCTGGACGGCCCGCGCCAGGATATCCCGCGCCTGCGCAGCATGCTGTTGCAGCAGGGCTTCGACGACAAGCGCGTGCGCGTGCTGGCAGATGGCGTGGAAGGGGCACATGGCCTGCCCACCCTGGCCGCTATCACCGAGGCGGTAGAAGCACTGATCAAGACGGTGGACGCGGGCGATCTGGTGTTCCTGCATTTTTCCGGCCATGGCACCCAATCCCCCACGGATGACCTGGAACGTGAGCCCGATGGCCTCGACGAGCTGTTTTTGCCCCGCGATGTCAGCAACTGGAATTTCGAACAGAAATCGGTGCCCAACGCCCTGTATGACTATCAGGTGGGCGAGTGGCTGGACGCGCTGCGCGGCAAAGGCGCCCACGTCTGGATCGTCTTCGACAGCTGCCACGCCGGCACCATGACCCGCAGTGTCAGCGACCAGAGCGTGCGCATGCGCCAACTGACACCGGAAGCCCTGGGCATTCCCGTCACCCGCACCCGCAGCGTGACACAGGCCGATGCCACACCCAGCTTTATGCGCCCCGCCGACGCCCCCGGCGATCTGATCGCGTTCTTTGCCTCGCAAAGCCACGAAACCACCCCGGAAATGCGCCTGCCACTGGGCGACCCGAACGGCGAATTCAACGGCCTGTTCAGCCACACCCTGGTGCGCATGCTCGGCCAGAACCCGAACGTCAGCTACCGCCAGCTCGCGCAATTGATTATGGCCGAGTACAACGCCCTGCCATGGCGCGCCAGCACGCCCCTGATCGTGGGCACCCAGATGGACCGCCGCGTGTTCCACCGCGACGGCGAACTGCCCGCCCGTTACACCGTGCGCCGGGACGGCGGCGACCTGATTATCGACGCCGGTCAACTGAACGGCTTCGACACCGACGCCGTGGTCGGCCTCTACACCAGCCCCACCGCCGACACGCCCGTGGCGCGCACCACAGTGCGCAGCAGCTCCCTGGTCTCCAGCCGCGCCCCCCTGCCCGAAGATCTGGGCCGCGCCAGCGTCTGGGCCGCCCTTGAACGCCCCGCCCTGAATGTCAGCCACCGCGTGCGCTGGGCCACGCCGCCCCCCGACGTGTGGCGCAAGGCGCAGGAGGCGGCGGCGCAGTCCGATCTGCTCAAGCGCACCCTGAACTGGGTGGCACCGGGCGACGATGCCGACCTGCTCCTGCATGTCAGCGGCGGCCGCCTGTTCTTCATCAATCGCGACGACCGCCTGTCCTGCGACCTGCTCAAGGCGCTGTCCTTGCCCGCAGAAGCCGGCTGCGAGCAGGCGGACGACACGCGCCTGCGCAGCGTCGCTTTCGAGGGCAACCCGGAAGCGGCCCTGGCCGCCAACCTGCTTAATAACGGCCTGCAACGCTGGGTGCGCGCCGCCAACCTGCTACGCACCGCATCGGTACTGCAAGGTGGCAGTGGCGCCGCCACCGCACTGGAAACCCGCTTCGAATATCGCCGTGATGGCCGTGGCGACTGGCGCGCCTATGACCCCGCCGCGCCACTGGCCCTGTACGCCGGTGATGAAGTCCGCCTGAGCGTCACCAACACCGGCCGCACCGATGCCGACATCAGCGTGCTGTTTGTCGATAACGCCCACGGCATCTATCAACTGTGGCCCGAGCCCGGCCAGGCCGGCCGCCTTGGCCCCGGCCAGCGCGCCCAGGCCCTGGCCCCCACCGAAGTCACCAGCGACACCGTTGGCGCCGAACAACTGCTGGTGCTGAACAACCCCACCAGCCGCGGCGGCCCGCCGGTCAACTACGCCTGGCTGGAACAATCGCCGATGGAATACAGCAGCCTGCGCCACGCCGACGCCGCCATCGCCACCCGCAGCGTCGGCGGCGCCGCCAGCCTGCTCGCCGAAGGCGTCGGCGACATGCCCCTGACCCGCGGCCTCGGTGCCTCACGCAATAGCACCCCCGAAGCCGGCGCCCACGTCATCCGCTGGGAAACCCGCGCGCGCTAACCGCGTGGGGAAACCACAATATTTGCGCAATTGCGCCCATGCGCTGCGCCATCCCTGTCCCTCTCAACGCGTAACCGGGGCCTGCCAAGGCCCCACAGCAAGTGTTTACGCACCGGGAGGATCACCCATGCACCGTTTAATCCAGCGCGCCGGCATACTGCTCACCGTGCTCTTCACCGCAGTCGGCCTCACCGCCTGCGGCGGCAGCAGCGACAGCGGCAACAAGGCCCTACCGAGAGCCACCGATCTGCCCGTGATGCAAAGCAACGCCCAGGGCAACATGACCGTGCTCAACACCACCCAGGACACCCTGATCGTCAGCACCACCCCCAGCTTCCGCCGCGACAACGGCCGCGTCTGGCGCCTGGCCGGCACCTCCGCCACCGTCGACCTGCGCAGCCTCACCGGCCCCAATGACGTGATCCGCCTGCACGTGACCACCGCCAGCGCCTACCAGCAACTGCGCGACGGCACCCCCACCGCAGAACTGGAGATCATCAGCTCCCCGGTCTTTATTGCCCGCGAAGGCGGCACCTGGAACCCCTACGGCGCCCTGCGTGACAGCCCCCACGCCAAGACCGGCACGCTGGTGGTGTGCAACTACACCGACGACGTGATCGGCATCACCATCGGCAGCTCAATGAACGCGCTGGAAGGCCTGGTTAACCGTGGCGCCTGCAACGTGCCCCTGCGCTTGCCCGCAGACGGCCTGATGACCGTGTATGCCCTGGAAATGCCTTCCCTCGCCGTGGTACGCCAGGCTGAAGTCGCCATCTTCGAAGGGCAGCGCAGCGAACTGATTATCGGCGAACAACAACTGCCGCCCGCACAAGCCACCCTGACGCTGACCTCCAACACCCCCTGGCACGTCAACGTGCGCAACGCCCTGACCGGCCAGCCCTTGTACAACAGCGCCTGCAACAATTGCAGCACCGTGATGGCAGGCGGCAGCGGCAACTTCATCATCCCCGCCAATATCGAAGTGCAAATCGAAGTGACCACCACCGACGGCGTACACCGCGTGCTGTCCCCCATCGTCGCCGTAGCCACCGACGGCCGCGTGGACCTGGTGCTGCGCCGCAACGAGCAGGGCGAGCCGGAAATCATCGAAGCCCCGGCCCTCAACTACGGCATGTGTATGCCCGGTGACAGTTACTGGATCAATTACTACTACTGCGGATAGCACACGAACCCGCAT
This region of Isoalcanivorax indicus genomic DNA includes:
- a CDS encoding CHASE2 domain-containing protein, whose amino-acid sequence is MTTLAQRVLISSRHRWRTLAPLPRQFIVNLLIALVVLVTLQLFQHQPLLARQQSAGLDWLMRMTANTPAPADATPYLFIDLDTPSWVALGEPHLVPAEVLARLLEQLVETRANEVILDIDLSRRSLRDLAPLAAVMARWQASGDAPPLTLMRTLTPAPTPAGLGTPRATVLEDVSAGAAWAAPFFTLDPDRRVRRWRLVEPVCQGGQAQLLPSVQLVALARQQDALASLQAQLDRWPGGDCEGETLPALPRLQLGEQSVQLYLPGQSGTRGLGERILFTLPDAPASGWAHQPLASGGSRPLVIRLPVSALLAQTERLPDHLVYKRTVIIGASHVESGDVHATPLGSMAGPMVLINALHSLERFGQIRPPSFWTTALITSLLVLVLSFCFVRLPPLWANLGTLAGIVLLVIPLSLLYFRSGVWLNFLLPLLAVEVYRWIHRFRQYRRP
- a CDS encoding caspase family protein, translating into MHRFLRGSTAALVFVLAGFGLTPALAAQQHALLVGVSEYPELAASLSLDGPRQDIPRLRSMLLQQGFDDKRVRVLADGVEGAHGLPTLAAITEAVEALIKTVDAGDLVFLHFSGHGTQSPTDDLEREPDGLDELFLPRDVSNWNFEQKSVPNALYDYQVGEWLDALRGKGAHVWIVFDSCHAGTMTRSVSDQSVRMRQLTPEALGIPVTRTRSVTQADATPSFMRPADAPGDLIAFFASQSHETTPEMRLPLGDPNGEFNGLFSHTLVRMLGQNPNVSYRQLAQLIMAEYNALPWRASTPLIVGTQMDRRVFHRDGELPARYTVRRDGGDLIIDAGQLNGFDTDAVVGLYTSPTADTPVARTTVRSSSLVSSRAPLPEDLGRASVWAALERPALNVSHRVRWATPPPDVWRKAQEAAAQSDLLKRTLNWVAPGDDADLLLHVSGGRLFFINRDDRLSCDLLKALSLPAEAGCEQADDTRLRSVAFEGNPEAALAANLLNNGLQRWVRAANLLRTASVLQGGSGAATALETRFEYRRDGRGDWRAYDPAAPLALYAGDEVRLSVTNTGRTDADISVLFVDNAHGIYQLWPEPGQAGRLGPGQRAQALAPTEVTSDTVGAEQLLVLNNPTSRGGPPVNYAWLEQSPMEYSSLRHADAAIATRSVGGAASLLAEGVGDMPLTRGLGASRNSTPEAGAHVIRWETRAR